One genomic region from Syngnathus typhle isolate RoL2023-S1 ecotype Sweden linkage group LG17, RoL_Styp_1.0, whole genome shotgun sequence encodes:
- the plcb3 gene encoding 1-phosphatidylinositol 4,5-bisphosphate phosphodiesterase beta-3 gives WEAFQKFLNTLCPRSEIQSIFMESGSKGKPFIYLDQLTEFINRRQRDSRLNEVLYPPLKIEQVRQIMEKYETNISQLERDRIQIGLQAFTSYLGGEENSIVPPERLDVIDDMNQPLSHYFINSSHNTYLTVGQLTGLSSVEMYRQVLLTGCRCIELDCWKGRPPDEEPYITHGFTMTTEIPFKEVIEAIAESAFKTSPYPLILSFENHVDSAKQQAKMAEYCRTIFGDALLIDPLEKYPLVPGQLLPSPQEMMGKILIKNKKKHQHHRPSSGGSILRRELEEPSSPHNGEGSQILSHEEEKLAERMVGDLDPRKSIGGEGESEEDEEEDEPLTELKKPNSDEGTASSEVNATEEMSTLVNYIEPVKFKSFELATKRRKFFEMSSFVETKGMDTLKSLPIDFVEYNKNQLSRIYPKGTRVDSSNYMPQVFWNVGCQMVALNFQTLDLPMQLNMGVFEYNGHSGYLLKPEFMRRTDKHFDPFTENIVDGIVANTVKVKVISGQFLSLSDKKVGVYVEVDIYGLPTDTKKKRTKTSNGNSLNPIWEDDAFVFHKVVLPTLASLRFAVFEENGKFIGHRILPVLAIRPGYHYINLKNELNQPLLLASLLVYTEAQDYIPNEHQEYAEALTNPIKHVSQLDKRETQLAVLLEENYERCSNQPGDGEAKKDSEVLPGHVPSPFPAPHRPDECPDIITPVLSLKEDLIAAVLTDADPQSTEELKQHKHYVKLTKKQSKDLKEMRKKHLKKVWNLSKEQKSRSSQLECDLQRRRSQIEKHLKRSVKKNEPQEPVQRELSALDQEHEKNAVQLREWQMQELLKLRQQLHLLEQEKQHAYLMESFQKLKETAHECQAAQLKKLREICEREKKDLQKILDRKRQNSISEAKSHDKDKAEIELNDINRKHIQDSVNLIRKLEEAQNRRLEKLKMKQREVLQHIDEELPTIQAELSLTLKDEFLHLHEEIYQHLQLELQNKGLHSNALFSPNNSSPASPPPSNCSTPSNPSTPERSKDSKSFDYIMPSLAASSSSTASMS, from the exons CTCTACCCGCCTCTGAAAATAGAGCAGGTCCGACAGATCATGGAGAAATATGAAACCAACATCagccagctggagagag ACCGGATCCAGATCGGTTTGCAGGCCTTCACCAGTTATCTCGGAGGGGAGGAGAACAGCATCGTTCCGCCGGAGAGGTTGGACGTCATCGACGACATGAATCAACCACTGTCGCACTACTTCATCAACTCCTCCCATAACACGTACCTCACAG TGGGTCAGCTGACCGGTTTGTCCTCAGTGGAGATGTACAGGCAGGTGCTGCTCACCGGCTGTCGCTGCATCGAATTGGACTGCTGGAAGGGTCGACCGCCCGACGAGGAACCATACATCACCCACGGCTTCACCATGACCACTGAAATACCTTTCAAG GAGGTCATTGAAGCCATCGCAGAGAGCGCTTTCAAGACCTCGCCGTACCCCCTCATCCTGTCCTTTGAAAATCACGTTGATTC gGCCAAGCAGCAAGCCAAGATGGCGGAGTATTGTCGGACCATATTCGGCGACGCCTTGCTCATTGACCCACTGGAAAAATATCCA CTGGTACCAGGCCAGCTGCTGCCCTCGCCGCAAGAGATGATGGGCAAGATTCTCatcaaaaacaagaaaaagcaCCAGCACCACCGCCCCTCCAGCGGTGGCAGTATTCTACGACGTGAGCTGGAAGAGCCGTCTTCTCCGCACAACG GCGAGGGAAGCCAGATCCTGTCCCACGAGGAAGAGAAGCTTGCCGAGAGAATGGTCGGAGACTTGGATCCTCGCAAATCCATCG GAGGCGAGGGAGAgagcgaggaggacgaggaagaaGATGAACCCTTGACCGAGCTGAAAAAACCTAACTCGGACGAG GGTACGGCCAGCAGTGAGGTTAACGCCACAGAGGAGATGTCCACGCTGGTCAACTACATCGAACCAGTCAAATTCAAGAGCTTTGAACTGGCCACCA AGAGGAGGAAGTTCTTTGAAATGTCATCATTTGTGGAGACCAAAGGCATGGACACCCTGAAGAGCTTGCCCATTGACTTTGTTGA GTACAACAAGAACCAGCTGAGCCGGATTTATCCAAAGGGAACACGGGTAGACAGCTCCAACTACATGCCACAGGTCTTCTGGAACGTGGGCTGCCAGATGGTGGCGCTGAACTTCCAGACCCTCG ATCTTCCCATGCAGCTCAACATGGGCGTGTTTGAGTACAACGGCCACAGCGGCTACCTGCTGAAGCCCGAGTTCATGAGGAGGACGGACAAGCACTTTGACCCTTTCACGGAGAACATCGTGGATGGAATCGTTGCCAACACGGTCAAAGTGAAG GTGATCTCAGGCCAGTTCCTTAGCCTGAGCGACAAAAAGGTCGGCGTGTACGTGGAAGTGGACATATACGGACTTCCGACAGATACCAAAAAGAAACGCACGAAAACCTCCAACGGAAACTCGCTGAATCCTATTTGGGAGGATGACGCGTTTGTCTTTCACAAG GTGGTCCTCCCAACGCTGGCCTCGCTGAGGTTCGCCGTATTTGAGGAGAACGGCAAGTTCATCGGACATCGCATTCTACCCGTGTTGGCCATTAGACCAG GTTACCACTACATCAACCTCAAGAACGAGTTGAACCAGCCCCTCCTGCTGGCCTCTCTGTTGGTCTACACCGAAGCGCAGGACTACATTCCCAACGAACACCAGG AGTACGCCGAGGCCCTGACTAATCCCATCAAACACGTCAGCCAGCTGGACAAAAGGGAGACGCAACTGGCCGTGCTCCTCGAGGAGAACTATGAG CGTTGCTCTAACCAGCCCGGAGATGGCGAGGCCAAGAAGGACTCCGAGGTCCTGCCAGGGCACGTCCCGTCGCCCTTCCCGGCTCCTCACCGACCCGACGAATGTCCCGACATCATAACGCCTG TGCTAAGCCTAAAGGAAGACCTCATCGCTGCCGTTCTGACAG ACGCCGATCCGCAGTCGACGGAGGAGCTCAAGCAGCACAAACACTACGTGAAGCTCACGAAGAAGCAAAGCAAAGACCTCAAAGAGATGAGAAAGAAACACCTGAAGAAG gtgTGGAATCTTAGTAAGGAGCAAAAGTCTCGGAGTAGCCAACTGGAGTGTGATCTGCAAAGGAGGCGCAGTCAGATAGAGAAACACCTGAAACGCAGCGTCAAGAAGAA CGAGCCCCAAGAGCCGGTGCAGCGAGAACTCTCGGCCCTGGATCAGGAGCACGAGAAAAACGCGGTGCAGCTCAGGGAATGGCAGATGCAGGAACTACTGAAGCTTCGGCAGCAGCTGCACTTGCTGGAGCAGGAGAAGCAGCATGCGTACCTGATGGAG TCCTTCCAGAAGTTGAAGGAAACGGCGCACGAATGCCAAGCAGCTCAGCTCAAGAAGCTCCGGGAGATTTGCGAGAG GGAGAAGAAAGACCTTCAAAAAATCCTGGACAGGAAGCGTCAGAACAGCATCAGCGAAGCAAAGAGCCACGACAAAGACAAGGCCGAGAT AGAACTGAACGACATCAACAGGAAACACATTCAAGACTCTGTCAACTTAATACGCAag CTGGAGGAGGCTCAGAACAGAAGGCTGGAGAAGTTGAAGATGAAGCAACGAGAGGTGCTGCAGCACATCGACGAGGAGCTGCCGACG ATTCAGGCTGAGCTGAGCCTAACCCTGAAGGACGAGTTCCTCCACCTCCACGAGGAAATCTACCAGCACCTGCAGCTGGAGCTCCAAAACAAAGGTCTCCACAGTAACGCCCTGTTCTCGCCCAACAACAGCAGCCCGGCCTCGCCCCCGCCCTCCAACTGCTCCACGCCCAGCAACCCGTCCACGCCTGAGCGCAGCAAGGACAGCAAGAGCTTTGACTATATCATGCCCTCTTTGGCCGCATCCTCGTCCTCGACGGCCTCCATGTCCTAA